A genomic stretch from Mycobacterium paraterrae includes:
- the panD gene encoding aspartate 1-decarboxylase, producing the protein MLRTMLKSKIHRATVTQADLHYVGSVTIDADLMDAADLLEGEQVTIVDIDNGARLVTYAITGERGSGVIGINGAAAHLVHPGDLVILIAYAQMEDAEARSYQPKIVFVDAENNAIDLGSDPAFVPADAGELVSPR; encoded by the coding sequence ATGTTACGGACAATGCTCAAGTCGAAGATCCACCGAGCGACGGTGACGCAAGCCGACCTGCACTACGTGGGCTCGGTGACCATCGACGCCGATCTGATGGACGCCGCCGACCTGCTCGAAGGTGAGCAGGTGACGATCGTCGACATCGACAACGGCGCCCGGCTGGTCACCTACGCGATCACCGGTGAGCGCGGCAGCGGTGTCATCGGGATCAACGGCGCGGCAGCGCATCTCGTGCATCCCGGCGACCTGGTGATCCTGATCGCGTACGCGCAGATGGAGGACGCCGAGGCGCGCAGCTACCAGCCCAAGATCGTTTTCGTCGACGCCGAGAACAACGCGATCGACTTGGGCAGCGACCCGGCATTCGTGCCGGCCGACGCGGGCGAGCTGGTCTCACCGCGATGA
- the panC gene encoding pantoate--beta-alanine ligase, translating into MSQRTPKFNAGELNVYADPRGVGDVSRALRRTGRRVMLVPTMGALHDGHLALVRAAKRVPGSVVVVSIFVNPLQFGANEDLEAYPRIVEADLELLRGAGVEIAFTPSALAMYPDGPRSTVHPGPLGSELEGAARPTHFAGMLTVVCKLMQIVAPDRIFFGEKDYQQLVLVRQMVADLNIDVQVVGVPIVRETDGLAMSSRNRYLEPAQRELASVLSAALLAGSHAAPAGAQAALDAARAVLSAEPTIEVDYLEVRDTALGPAPVTGPGRLLVAARLGTTRLLDNVAIEIGTEVGIDGQVPATSAESRSATMRAALRPEEEPSSQPLESHWRN; encoded by the coding sequence ATCAGCCAGCGGACGCCGAAGTTCAATGCCGGCGAACTGAATGTCTACGCCGACCCGCGCGGTGTCGGTGACGTCAGCCGTGCGCTGCGGCGCACGGGCCGGCGGGTGATGCTGGTACCGACCATGGGTGCGCTGCACGACGGGCACCTTGCGCTGGTGCGGGCCGCCAAACGCGTGCCCGGGTCGGTTGTGGTGGTGTCGATCTTCGTCAACCCGTTGCAGTTCGGCGCCAACGAAGACCTCGAAGCCTATCCGCGGATCGTCGAGGCCGATCTCGAATTGCTGCGCGGTGCGGGAGTCGAAATTGCTTTCACACCAAGCGCTTTGGCGATGTATCCGGACGGACCACGTAGCACCGTCCACCCCGGCCCGCTGGGGTCCGAACTCGAGGGCGCCGCGCGCCCCACTCATTTCGCGGGCATGCTGACCGTCGTCTGCAAATTGATGCAGATTGTTGCGCCCGATCGAATCTTCTTCGGCGAGAAGGACTACCAGCAGCTGGTGCTGGTCCGGCAGATGGTCGCCGACCTCAACATCGACGTTCAAGTCGTCGGCGTGCCGATCGTGCGCGAAACGGACGGCCTGGCGATGTCGTCCCGCAACCGGTACCTCGAGCCCGCTCAACGCGAACTCGCCAGCGTCCTGTCGGCGGCGCTGCTGGCTGGATCGCACGCCGCGCCGGCCGGTGCTCAGGCTGCGCTGGACGCCGCCCGCGCGGTGCTTTCAGCGGAGCCGACGATCGAAGTGGATTACCTCGAAGTGCGCGACACCGCACTGGGCCCGGCCCCGGTGACCGGCCCCGGCCGCCTGCTGGTCGCCGCCCGACTGGGTACGACCCGGCTGCTCGACAACGTTGCCATCGAAATCGGAACAGAAGTCGGCATCGACGGGCAAGTGCCCGCGACGTCAGCTGAATCCCGCTCTGCGACGATGCGGGCCGCGCTGCGGCCCGAGGAGGAGCCGAGCAGTCAACCTCTCGAATCGCATTGGAGGAATTGA
- a CDS encoding Rossmann-like and DUF2520 domain-containing protein: MVQFDGLRPARLKVGIVSAGRVGTALGVALERVDHVVVACSAVSHASRQRAQRRLPDTPVMSVPDVAGNAELLLLAVPDTELPGLVSGLAATSAVRPGTIVVHTSGVNGVDVLAPLTDCIPLAIHPAMTFTGSDEDIARLPDTCFGITAADEIGYAIAQSLVLEIGGEPFRVPEQARTLYHAALAHAGNHIVTVVTDALDALRAAVSGTELLGQQLVDYQPGGIAERILGPLARAALENTLQRGQAALTGPIARGDADAVAGHLDALRSVDPQLAQAYRANALRTAEKVHAPDDVLEVLAR; this comes from the coding sequence ATGGTGCAGTTCGACGGATTGCGCCCGGCGCGGCTCAAGGTGGGCATCGTGTCGGCCGGCCGGGTGGGTACCGCCTTAGGTGTCGCGTTAGAACGCGTCGACCACGTCGTCGTCGCCTGCAGCGCCGTCTCGCACGCCTCCCGGCAGCGCGCCCAGCGCCGACTTCCGGACACCCCTGTCATGTCGGTACCCGACGTCGCCGGAAACGCCGAATTGCTGCTGCTGGCGGTGCCCGACACCGAATTGCCGGGCCTGGTGTCGGGTTTGGCAGCCACGTCGGCGGTGCGCCCCGGCACCATCGTCGTCCACACCTCGGGTGTCAACGGCGTCGACGTCCTGGCGCCCCTGACGGATTGCATCCCGTTGGCCATCCATCCGGCCATGACGTTCACCGGCTCGGACGAGGACATTGCCCGGCTCCCGGACACCTGTTTCGGGATCACTGCCGCCGACGAGATTGGCTATGCGATCGCGCAGTCGCTTGTCCTCGAGATCGGCGGCGAACCCTTCCGGGTCCCCGAACAGGCCCGCACGCTGTATCACGCTGCGCTGGCGCACGCCGGCAATCACATCGTCACCGTGGTGACCGACGCGCTGGACGCGCTGCGGGCTGCGGTGTCGGGCACCGAGCTGCTCGGTCAACAACTCGTCGACTACCAGCCCGGTGGCATCGCCGAACGCATCCTGGGTCCGCTCGCTCGTGCGGCGTTGGAAAACACCCTGCAGCGTGGGCAGGCGGCGCTGACCGGCCCTATCGCCCGCGGAGACGCCGACGCTGTCGCTGGGCACCTCGACGCGCTGCGCAGTGTCGACCCGCAACTCGCGCAGGCCTACCGGGCCAATGCGCTGCGCACCGCCGAAAAGGTGCACGCCCCCGACGATGTGCTCGAGGTGCTGGCCCGGTGA
- a CDS encoding DUF6779 domain-containing protein encodes MTDLSRGARVRRSGRRPGWVLLTALLVLAIGASSALVFTNRVELLKLAVILALWAAVVAAFVSVIYRRQSDVDQARARDLKLVYDLQLDREISARREYELTVESQLRRELASELRAQANDEVSELRAELAALRTNLEILFDAELSERPALEGERRPVRGYSEWDREDESARERINRVQSVRAEEPARRADDSIIDVHEEPLTPAQPRQSVAESPQQSYAPQAHEYAPPRQNRSAEQPGPDRGSHRRTGEQETPAARNEPASAPWAPPSAPPSPAGPAERRQEARNWAPPQNPAGGGPTPSPKPPTGPEQVEQQPGRRSHRRAEPPGQPEPQYAPTPAPEPPAPPQQEPPQQQPRIQWPPPTATPRQPEQSDAWQPVSPEGQWLPPGAPGSNWSSSQPTGPAPASWAYDNGPSRDKPSYRPPALGEPVEPPPERRGRHSGAPAEPTPDESSEPSADFGESGRRARSRHSADYADPAEAAPAPAMSPAPPPPPPPPPASPDRGPAMSPPPLPSARHRSADDPSEADEPQSGGQSVAELLARLQTTPSEGGGRRRRRED; translated from the coding sequence ATGACCGATCTGTCCCGCGGCGCCCGCGTGCGGCGCAGCGGCCGCAGACCGGGATGGGTGCTGCTGACGGCGTTGCTGGTACTGGCCATCGGCGCCAGTTCCGCACTCGTCTTCACCAACAGGGTAGAGCTGCTCAAACTCGCGGTGATTCTCGCTTTGTGGGCCGCCGTCGTTGCCGCATTCGTCTCGGTGATCTACCGCCGGCAGAGCGATGTGGATCAAGCCCGGGCGCGTGACCTGAAACTGGTCTACGACCTGCAGCTCGACCGAGAGATTTCAGCTCGCCGCGAATACGAGCTCACCGTGGAGTCTCAGCTGCGCCGCGAGTTGGCCTCCGAGCTGCGCGCGCAGGCCAACGACGAGGTATCGGAGTTGCGCGCCGAGCTGGCCGCGCTGCGCACCAATTTGGAAATCCTGTTCGACGCCGAGCTCAGTGAGCGGCCCGCCCTTGAGGGCGAACGCCGACCCGTGCGCGGCTACAGCGAATGGGACCGCGAAGACGAAAGCGCCCGAGAGCGCATCAACCGGGTGCAGTCGGTCCGGGCCGAAGAGCCCGCTCGCCGCGCCGACGATTCGATCATCGACGTGCACGAAGAGCCCCTGACCCCGGCCCAGCCCCGGCAGTCGGTCGCGGAGAGCCCACAGCAGTCGTATGCGCCACAAGCGCACGAGTATGCGCCCCCGCGACAGAATCGGTCCGCCGAGCAGCCTGGACCGGACCGCGGCTCGCATCGGCGAACCGGTGAGCAGGAAACTCCGGCCGCGCGAAATGAACCCGCGTCCGCCCCTTGGGCTCCGCCGTCCGCTCCTCCGTCGCCAGCCGGTCCGGCGGAACGTCGGCAGGAGGCCCGCAATTGGGCCCCGCCGCAGAACCCTGCCGGCGGAGGGCCCACGCCCAGTCCCAAGCCGCCAACCGGACCCGAGCAGGTCGAGCAGCAGCCGGGGCGCCGTTCCCACCGGCGCGCGGAGCCGCCTGGGCAGCCGGAGCCGCAGTATGCGCCGACACCGGCGCCAGAACCGCCCGCGCCGCCGCAGCAGGAACCGCCGCAGCAGCAGCCGCGCATCCAGTGGCCGCCACCGACCGCAACGCCGCGGCAGCCCGAGCAATCGGACGCGTGGCAGCCGGTGAGTCCCGAGGGGCAGTGGCTGCCGCCCGGAGCGCCCGGCAGCAACTGGAGCTCCAGCCAGCCAACCGGCCCCGCCCCGGCATCGTGGGCCTACGACAACGGACCGTCCCGAGACAAGCCGTCGTACCGCCCGCCGGCTCTCGGTGAGCCCGTGGAGCCGCCGCCCGAGCGTCGCGGCCGGCACTCCGGCGCACCTGCCGAACCAACCCCCGACGAGTCGTCCGAGCCGAGTGCCGACTTTGGCGAGTCGGGCCGTCGCGCACGATCCCGCCACTCCGCGGACTACGCCGATCCAGCCGAAGCAGCCCCCGCCCCGGCGATGTCGCCGGCCCCGCCTCCTCCACCGCCTCCCCCGCCCGCATCGCCCGACCGGGGTCCGGCGATGTCGCCGCCCCCGCTGCCCAGCGCCCGGCACCGCAGTGCCGACGACCCATCGGAGGCCGACGAGCCGCAATCCGGTGGCCAGTCGGTGGCCGAATTACTGGCCCGGCTACAAACCACCCCGTCCGAGGGCGGCGGCCGCCGCCGGCGTCGCGAGGACTGA
- a CDS encoding DUF3180 domain-containing protein has product MGPTRKRDLTAAALGTALAGYLLVIAVYRWFPPITVRTGLSLLVVGVAEAAWGRHVRAKIAAGEIGDGADRLHPLSVARSLVIAQASAWVGALALGWWVAVLTYLLPRRSWLRVAAEDTTGTAVAALSALVLVAAALWLQHCCKSPGDPTENGEGAEN; this is encoded by the coding sequence ATGGGTCCCACCCGCAAACGTGACTTGACCGCCGCGGCGCTCGGCACTGCGCTCGCGGGTTATCTGCTGGTCATCGCGGTGTATCGATGGTTTCCGCCGATCACGGTCCGGACCGGTCTGTCGCTGTTGGTGGTTGGCGTCGCCGAGGCGGCGTGGGGCCGGCATGTGCGGGCCAAGATCGCAGCCGGCGAAATCGGCGACGGCGCCGACCGGCTACATCCGCTGTCGGTGGCTCGCAGCCTGGTGATCGCGCAGGCGTCGGCGTGGGTCGGGGCTTTGGCATTGGGCTGGTGGGTGGCCGTGCTGACCTATCTGCTGCCGAGGCGGTCGTGGCTCCGCGTCGCCGCCGAGGACACCACCGGCACCGCGGTCGCGGCACTCAGTGCCCTGGTTCTGGTCGCTGCCGCGCTGTGGCTCCAGCATTGCTGTAAGTCGCCGGGAGACCCGACCGAGAACGGCGAGGGTGCTGAGAATTAG
- the folK gene encoding 2-amino-4-hydroxy-6-hydroxymethyldihydropteridine diphosphokinase, whose protein sequence is MTRVVLSIGSNLGDRLARLQSVLDQLGDAVQAVSPVYETAAWGGVEQGPFLNAVLIAEDARLDGHGWLDRAQQMEAAADRVRGQKWGPRTLDVDLICCHLTSLDGDTELFSLEDGLTLPHPLAHLRAFVLIPWLAIDPGATLTVAGGAQSVAKLIAQLDPADRAGVRRTEFVLELRTES, encoded by the coding sequence ATGACCCGCGTCGTGCTGTCGATCGGATCCAACCTGGGCGACCGGCTGGCCCGGCTGCAGTCGGTGCTCGACCAGCTCGGAGACGCGGTACAGGCGGTGTCCCCGGTCTACGAGACCGCGGCGTGGGGCGGCGTCGAGCAGGGTCCGTTCCTGAACGCGGTGCTGATTGCCGAGGACGCGAGGCTCGACGGGCACGGCTGGCTGGACCGCGCTCAGCAGATGGAGGCCGCTGCCGATCGCGTGCGGGGGCAGAAGTGGGGCCCACGCACCCTGGACGTCGACCTGATCTGCTGCCACCTGACGTCGCTGGACGGCGACACCGAGCTCTTCTCCCTTGAAGACGGCCTCACCCTGCCGCACCCCCTTGCCCATTTGCGGGCATTTGTGCTGATTCCGTGGCTGGCCATCGACCCTGGCGCGACCCTGACGGTGGCGGGCGGAGCGCAGTCGGTAGCAAAGCTGATCGCCCAGTTGGATCCCGCGGACCGCGCCGGCGTGCGGCGTACCGAGTTCGTCCTCGAGCTGCGCACCGAAAGCTGA
- the folB gene encoding dihydroneopterin aldolase yields MADRIELRGLRVRGNHGVFDHERTDGQDFVVDVIVWIDLADAAASDDLSDTYDYGVLAERAAAVVAGPARNLIETVAGEIAEDVIKDERVHAVEVTVHKPQAPIPQTFADVAVVARRSRRGGRGQVVPA; encoded by the coding sequence ATGGCTGACCGAATAGAGTTGCGAGGGTTGAGGGTTCGCGGCAACCATGGCGTATTCGACCATGAGCGCACCGATGGTCAGGACTTCGTCGTCGACGTCATCGTCTGGATCGACCTCGCGGATGCGGCGGCCAGCGACGACCTCTCCGACACGTACGACTACGGCGTACTAGCCGAGCGGGCGGCCGCGGTCGTCGCTGGCCCGGCCCGTAACTTGATCGAGACGGTCGCCGGTGAGATCGCCGAGGACGTCATCAAGGACGAACGCGTGCACGCAGTGGAGGTGACGGTGCACAAGCCGCAGGCTCCGATTCCGCAGACCTTCGCCGACGTCGCGGTGGTGGCCCGCCGCTCCCGGCGGGGCGGACGAGGACAGGTGGTGCCTGCGTGA
- the folP gene encoding dihydropteroate synthase, protein MTPTHVQVMGVVNVTDDSFSDGGRYLDAERAVQHGLSLAADGATIVDVGGESTRPGAQRIDPRVETDRVVPVIKELAAQGITVSVDTMHAGVAQAALENGASMVNDVSGGRADEAMTPLLAEADVPWVLMHWRSVSADKPHQVPPYRDVVVEVRDELMGCVDNAVAAGVDPARLIIDPGLGFAKSARDNWALLHALPELVAGGVPVLIGASRKRFLGSLLAGPDGEVRPPDGRETATAVVSALAALHGAWGVRVHDVRASVDAVKVVEAWARGSDG, encoded by the coding sequence GTGACCCCGACGCACGTCCAGGTCATGGGGGTGGTCAACGTCACCGACGACTCGTTCTCGGATGGCGGCCGTTATCTCGATGCCGAACGTGCTGTCCAGCATGGGCTGTCATTGGCCGCCGACGGAGCGACGATTGTCGACGTTGGTGGCGAGTCGACCCGACCCGGCGCGCAGCGCATCGACCCAAGAGTCGAAACCGACCGGGTGGTTCCTGTCATCAAAGAGCTTGCGGCACAAGGTATTACTGTCAGCGTCGACACCATGCACGCCGGTGTGGCGCAGGCTGCTCTGGAAAACGGCGCATCCATGGTCAACGACGTCTCCGGCGGTCGCGCCGACGAGGCTATGACGCCGCTACTGGCCGAGGCAGACGTGCCCTGGGTGCTGATGCACTGGCGTTCGGTCTCGGCCGACAAGCCGCATCAGGTGCCCCCGTATCGCGACGTGGTCGTCGAAGTCCGCGACGAGTTAATGGGCTGCGTCGACAACGCGGTTGCCGCCGGAGTGGACCCGGCTAGGTTGATCATCGATCCCGGCCTTGGTTTCGCGAAGTCCGCGCGAGACAATTGGGCGTTGCTGCACGCGCTGCCGGAGTTGGTGGCCGGCGGTGTTCCGGTGCTGATCGGCGCGTCACGCAAACGCTTTCTCGGCAGTTTGCTGGCGGGTCCTGACGGGGAGGTTCGGCCGCCCGACGGCCGCGAGACCGCTACCGCGGTGGTGTCGGCGCTGGCGGCGCTGCATGGCGCCTGGGGAGTTCGGGTACACGACGTGCGCGCGTCGGTCGATGCTGTAAAAGTGGTCGAGGCGTGGGCACGGGGATCTGATGGCTGA
- the folE gene encoding GTP cyclohydrolase I FolE, giving the protein MASTAQQNSHTVTLNKPVFDQPRAEAAIRELLYAIGEDPDRHGLVDTPARVARSFQEMFAGLYSDPDAVLDTTFDEQHDELVLIKEIPMYSTCEHHLVAFHGVAHVGYIPGQDGRVTGLSKIARLVDMYAKRPQVQERLTAQIADALMRKLDPRGAIVVIEAEHLCMSMRGVRKPGAVTTTSAVRGQFKSNSASRAEALELILRK; this is encoded by the coding sequence ATGGCATCAACAGCACAGCAGAATTCCCACACCGTGACCTTGAACAAACCGGTGTTCGATCAACCGCGCGCCGAAGCTGCCATCCGCGAATTGCTCTACGCCATCGGCGAAGACCCCGACCGGCACGGACTGGTCGATACCCCGGCGCGTGTCGCGCGCAGTTTCCAGGAGATGTTCGCTGGCCTGTACAGCGACCCGGATGCCGTGCTGGACACCACTTTTGACGAGCAGCATGACGAGCTTGTGCTGATCAAAGAGATCCCGATGTACTCGACCTGCGAGCATCACCTGGTGGCCTTCCACGGTGTGGCGCACGTGGGCTACATCCCCGGCCAGGACGGCCGGGTGACTGGGTTGTCCAAGATCGCCCGACTGGTCGACATGTACGCCAAGCGGCCGCAAGTCCAGGAACGCCTCACCGCGCAGATCGCCGACGCGCTGATGCGCAAGCTCGACCCGCGGGGTGCCATCGTGGTGATCGAGGCCGAACACCTATGCATGTCGATGCGGGGTGTCCGCAAGCCCGGCGCGGTGACCACGACCTCGGCTGTGCGCGGACAGTTCAAGTCCAACAGTGCATCTCGAGCGGAGGCGCTCGAGCTGATCCTGCGCAAGTGA
- the ftsH gene encoding ATP-dependent zinc metalloprotease FtsH: MNRKNVIRTLTAIAVVLLLGWSFFYFSDDTRGFKPVDTSVATAQIKAGNVKSAQIDDREQQVRLTLKSAATGTDGSDKIITHFPSGYAVPLFDQLNSKDAQVSTVVNQGSIIGSLVVYVLPLLLLVGLFMMFSRMQGGARMGFGFGKSRAKMLNKDMPKTTFADVAGADEAVEELYEIKDFLQNPTRYQALGAKIPKGVLLYGPPGTGKTLLARAVAGEAGVPFFTISGSDFVEMFVGVGASRVRDLFEQAKQNSPCIIFVDEIDAVGRQRGAGLGGGHDEREQTLNQLLVEMDGFGDRQGVILIAATNRPDILDPALLRPGRFDRQIPVSSPDLAGRRAVLRVHAKGKPFGPDVEFDGLAKRTVGMTGADLENVINEAALLTARENGTVITGAALEEAVDRVVGGPRRKSRIISEQEKKTIAYHEAGHTLAGWAMPGLDPVYKVTILARGKTGGHALAVPEDDKGMHTRSELVARLVMALGGRAAEELVFREPTTGASSDIEHATKVARAMVTEFGMSSKLGAVKYGTEAGDPFLGRTMGNQPDYSHEVAREIDEEVRKLIEAAHTEAWEILTEYRDVLDAVAGELLEKETLHRADLEAIFADVEKRPRLTLFDDFGGRIPSDKPPIKTPGELAIERGEPWPKPEPEPAFKAAIAAAARERADAERSANGNNGSHAGSNGGQQNSTQPDYGAPAGWHAPGWPPPQQPGYWYPPPQPQPHWPGPPHQNAGQPYPPYPPYPPPGAPAPEPGQAADPSGGGGSSPSNPSTHG, from the coding sequence ATGAACCGGAAAAACGTAATCCGCACGCTCACGGCCATCGCGGTCGTGCTGCTGCTTGGCTGGTCTTTCTTCTACTTCAGCGACGACACGCGCGGCTTCAAGCCGGTCGACACCTCAGTCGCGACGGCTCAGATCAAGGCCGGCAACGTCAAGAGCGCCCAGATCGACGACCGAGAGCAGCAGGTCCGGCTCACGTTGAAGAGCGCAGCGACCGGGACCGACGGCTCCGACAAGATCATCACCCACTTCCCGAGCGGCTACGCGGTGCCGCTGTTCGACCAACTCAACAGCAAAGACGCCCAGGTCAGCACGGTGGTCAACCAGGGCAGCATCATCGGCTCGCTGGTGGTCTACGTGCTGCCCCTGTTGTTGCTGGTCGGCCTGTTCATGATGTTCTCCCGGATGCAGGGTGGCGCCCGGATGGGCTTCGGGTTCGGTAAGTCGCGAGCCAAGATGCTCAACAAGGACATGCCGAAGACCACGTTCGCCGACGTCGCCGGCGCCGACGAAGCGGTCGAAGAGCTCTACGAGATCAAAGACTTTCTGCAGAACCCGACGCGATACCAGGCGCTCGGCGCCAAGATCCCCAAGGGCGTGCTGCTCTACGGTCCGCCGGGAACTGGTAAGACGCTGCTGGCACGGGCCGTCGCCGGGGAAGCCGGGGTGCCGTTCTTCACCATCTCCGGCTCTGACTTCGTCGAGATGTTCGTCGGCGTCGGGGCGTCCCGGGTGCGCGACCTGTTCGAACAGGCCAAACAGAACAGCCCCTGCATCATCTTCGTCGACGAAATCGATGCCGTTGGTCGGCAACGCGGCGCCGGGCTCGGTGGCGGTCACGACGAGCGTGAACAGACGCTGAACCAGCTGCTGGTGGAGATGGACGGCTTCGGCGACCGTCAAGGCGTCATCCTGATCGCGGCGACCAACCGGCCCGACATCCTCGACCCCGCCCTACTGCGGCCCGGCCGCTTCGATCGCCAGATCCCGGTGTCGAGCCCCGACCTGGCGGGCCGGCGCGCGGTGCTGCGGGTGCACGCCAAGGGCAAGCCTTTCGGCCCCGACGTCGAGTTCGACGGCTTGGCCAAGCGGACCGTCGGCATGACGGGGGCCGACCTGGAGAACGTGATCAACGAGGCGGCGCTGCTGACGGCTCGGGAGAACGGCACCGTGATCACCGGGGCTGCGCTGGAAGAGGCGGTCGACCGGGTGGTCGGCGGCCCGCGGCGCAAGAGCCGGATCATCAGCGAGCAGGAAAAGAAGACCATCGCCTACCACGAGGCCGGCCACACCCTGGCCGGCTGGGCAATGCCCGGGCTGGACCCGGTCTACAAGGTGACGATCCTGGCCCGCGGCAAGACCGGTGGGCACGCCTTGGCGGTACCCGAGGACGACAAGGGCATGCACACGCGCTCGGAGCTTGTCGCCCGGTTGGTGATGGCGCTGGGCGGGCGAGCGGCCGAGGAACTGGTATTCCGCGAGCCCACCACGGGGGCGTCCTCCGACATCGAGCACGCCACCAAAGTGGCTCGTGCGATGGTCACGGAATTCGGCATGAGCTCCAAGCTGGGGGCCGTCAAGTACGGGACCGAAGCGGGCGATCCCTTCCTTGGCCGGACCATGGGCAACCAGCCGGACTACTCGCACGAGGTGGCGCGCGAAATCGACGAGGAAGTGCGCAAACTCATCGAAGCTGCGCACACCGAGGCCTGGGAGATCCTGACCGAGTACCGGGACGTACTCGACGCTGTAGCCGGCGAACTCCTCGAGAAGGAGACGCTGCATCGCGCCGACCTGGAGGCGATCTTCGCCGACGTCGAAAAGCGGCCGCGCCTTACCCTTTTCGACGACTTCGGGGGCCGTATCCCGTCGGACAAGCCGCCGATCAAGACGCCCGGCGAGCTGGCGATCGAGCGCGGCGAGCCGTGGCCCAAGCCGGAGCCCGAGCCGGCCTTCAAGGCGGCCATCGCGGCGGCGGCGCGTGAGCGCGCTGATGCCGAGCGAAGCGCAAACGGCAACAACGGATCTCACGCAGGCTCCAACGGTGGCCAGCAGAACTCCACACAGCCCGACTACGGAGCGCCCGCCGGATGGCACGCGCCGGGATGGCCACCACCGCAGCAGCCGGGCTACTGGTACCCGCCGCCGCAGCCGCAGCCACACTGGCCGGGGCCGCCGCACCAGAACGCGGGCCAGCCCTATCCGCCGTATCCGCCGTACCCGCCGCCCGGTGCACCCGCGCCGGAGCCAGGCCAGGCCGCCGATCCATCGGGTGGCGGCGGCTCGAGTCCGTCCAACCCCTCGACGCACGGCTGA
- a CDS encoding alpha/beta fold hydrolase, which yields MSDSQPITERTIASNGVHLHTLEAGEVGAPVVILAHGFPETSYSWRHQIPALAAAGYHVLAPDQRGYGRTTSPKDVAAYNIADLSADLVGLLDDVGADKAVFVGHDWGSSVVWSSAQLHPDRVAAVIGMSVPPVPRSQVPPTQAFRSIFGDSFFYMLYFQEPGVADAELDSDPRRTIIRMLNGLTRSDDAAAGLRLIEPGLAGFIERLPDTDSPPNWITADEVDRYVAEFTRTGFTGGLNWYRNLDRNWELMADPPADTIEVPAMFIGGTADPVLSFMRLDRAPEVVIGRYREVLIDGAGHWLQQEKPEQVNELLLDFLSSVNIGVQL from the coding sequence GTGTCTGACAGCCAGCCGATCACTGAACGCACCATCGCCAGCAATGGTGTGCACCTGCACACCCTCGAAGCGGGTGAGGTCGGCGCGCCTGTCGTCATCCTCGCGCACGGCTTCCCCGAGACCTCTTACTCATGGCGTCACCAAATTCCGGCATTAGCCGCCGCCGGATACCACGTGCTCGCTCCCGATCAGCGGGGCTATGGCCGCACAACCAGCCCGAAGGACGTCGCGGCCTACAACATCGCCGACCTGTCCGCCGATCTGGTCGGCCTGCTCGACGATGTCGGCGCCGACAAAGCGGTCTTCGTCGGCCACGACTGGGGCTCTTCGGTGGTGTGGAGCTCGGCGCAACTGCACCCGGACCGGGTCGCGGCGGTGATCGGCATGAGCGTTCCGCCGGTGCCGCGCTCGCAGGTTCCTCCGACCCAGGCATTCCGGTCGATTTTCGGCGACAGCTTCTTCTACATGCTCTATTTCCAGGAGCCCGGGGTGGCCGACGCCGAACTCGACTCCGACCCGCGCCGAACCATCATCCGGATGCTCAACGGGCTGACCCGATCCGACGATGCGGCGGCCGGGCTGCGGCTGATCGAGCCCGGGCTGGCCGGCTTCATCGAACGACTCCCCGACACCGACAGCCCGCCGAACTGGATCACCGCTGACGAGGTCGACCGCTACGTCGCCGAGTTCACCCGTACCGGCTTTACCGGCGGACTCAACTGGTATCGCAACCTTGACCGCAACTGGGAGCTGATGGCCGACCCGCCTGCCGACACCATCGAGGTGCCGGCAATGTTCATCGGCGGCACCGCCGACCCGGTGCTGAGTTTCATGCGTCTCGACCGCGCGCCCGAGGTGGTGATCGGTCGCTACCGCGAGGTGCTGATCGACGGCGCCGGGCATTGGCTCCAGCAGGAGAAGCCGGAGCAGGTCAACGAACTGCTGCTCGACTTCCTGTCCAGCGTGAACATCGGCGTCCAGCTGTGA